The proteins below come from a single Dendropsophus ebraccatus isolate aDenEbr1 chromosome 15, aDenEbr1.pat, whole genome shotgun sequence genomic window:
- the VEGFA gene encoding vascular endothelial growth factor A, long form isoform X4 → MVLGTMYFLFSWIYWGLLVYISSVQFSWAAPTYEREHREHKLTEVVSFINVYERSMCQVRETLVDIYQEYPDEVEFIFKPSCVALMRCAGCCSDENFECVPTEWYNVTMQILRMRPHMSQLYVEKSFQQHSRCECRQKKEMKGKQEKKAKRGKGHKRKRKKIRHCEPCTDTERRKHLFVQDPQTCKCSCKNTDSRCKTKQLELNERTCRCEKPRR, encoded by the exons ATGGTACTGGGAACCATGTACTTTCTGTTCTCCTGGATATACTGGGGCTTACTGGTCTATATCTCCTCTGTCCAG TTCTCCTGGGCGGCCCCCACATACGAGAGAGAGCACAGAGAGCACAAACTCACAGAAG TGGTGTCTTTCATAAACGTCTATGAGCGCAGCATGTGTCAGGTGCGGGAGACCTTGGTGGATATCTATCAGGAATACCCTGACGAGGTGGAGTTCATCTTCAAACCTTCTTGTGTAGCCCTTATGAGGTGTGCGGGATGCTGCAGTGATGAGAATTTTGAGTGTGTACCCACGGAGTGGTACAATGTCACCATGCAG ATCTTGAGGATGAGGCCTCACATGAGTCAGCTGTATGTGGAAAAGAGTTTCCAGCAGCACAGTCGCTGTGAATGCAG aCAAAAGAAAGAAATGAAAGGCAAACAGGAAAA aaaagCAAAACGAGGGAAGGGCCATAAACGAAAGCGCAAGAAAATCCG TCATTGTGAGCCTTgcacagacacagagaggagaaaacacTTGTTTGTCCAAGATCCCCAGACCTGTAAATGTTCCTGTAAAAACACAGACTCACGTTGCAAAACGAAGCAGCTTGAGTTAAACGAAAGGACTTGCAG ATGTGAAAAACCGCGGCGGTGA
- the VEGFA gene encoding vascular endothelial growth factor A, long form isoform X2, with the protein MVLGTMYFLFSWIYWGLLVYISSVQFSWAAPTYEREHREHKLTEVVSFINVYERSMCQVRETLVDIYQEYPDEVEFIFKPSCVALMRCAGCCSDENFECVPTEWYNVTMQILRMRPHMSQLYVEKSFQQHSRCECRQKKEMKGKQEKKAKRGKGHKRKRKKIRHCEPCTDTERRKHLFVQDPQTCKCSCKNTDSRCKTKQLELNERTCRRGKKPRAAQPYAAPLSC; encoded by the exons ATGGTACTGGGAACCATGTACTTTCTGTTCTCCTGGATATACTGGGGCTTACTGGTCTATATCTCCTCTGTCCAG TTCTCCTGGGCGGCCCCCACATACGAGAGAGAGCACAGAGAGCACAAACTCACAGAAG TGGTGTCTTTCATAAACGTCTATGAGCGCAGCATGTGTCAGGTGCGGGAGACCTTGGTGGATATCTATCAGGAATACCCTGACGAGGTGGAGTTCATCTTCAAACCTTCTTGTGTAGCCCTTATGAGGTGTGCGGGATGCTGCAGTGATGAGAATTTTGAGTGTGTACCCACGGAGTGGTACAATGTCACCATGCAG ATCTTGAGGATGAGGCCTCACATGAGTCAGCTGTATGTGGAAAAGAGTTTCCAGCAGCACAGTCGCTGTGAATGCAG aCAAAAGAAAGAAATGAAAGGCAAACAGGAAAA aaaagCAAAACGAGGGAAGGGCCATAAACGAAAGCGCAAGAAAATCCG TCATTGTGAGCCTTgcacagacacagagaggagaaaacacTTGTTTGTCCAAGATCCCCAGACCTGTAAATGTTCCTGTAAAAACACAGACTCACGTTGCAAAACGAAGCAGCTTGAGTTAAACGAAAGGACTTGCAG GAGAGGCAAGAAGCCTAGAGCAGCCCAGCCGTATGCAGCCCCCCTATCCTGCTGA
- the VEGFA gene encoding vascular endothelial growth factor A, long form isoform X6 → MVLGTMYFLFSWIYWGLLVYISSVQFSWAAPTYEREHREHKLTEVVSFINVYERSMCQVRETLVDIYQEYPDEVEFIFKPSCVALMRCAGCCSDENFECVPTEWYNVTMQILRMRPHMSQLYVEKSFQQHSRCECRQKKEMKGKQENHCEPCTDTERRKHLFVQDPQTCKCSCKNTDSRCKTKQLELNERTCRCEKPRR, encoded by the exons ATGGTACTGGGAACCATGTACTTTCTGTTCTCCTGGATATACTGGGGCTTACTGGTCTATATCTCCTCTGTCCAG TTCTCCTGGGCGGCCCCCACATACGAGAGAGAGCACAGAGAGCACAAACTCACAGAAG TGGTGTCTTTCATAAACGTCTATGAGCGCAGCATGTGTCAGGTGCGGGAGACCTTGGTGGATATCTATCAGGAATACCCTGACGAGGTGGAGTTCATCTTCAAACCTTCTTGTGTAGCCCTTATGAGGTGTGCGGGATGCTGCAGTGATGAGAATTTTGAGTGTGTACCCACGGAGTGGTACAATGTCACCATGCAG ATCTTGAGGATGAGGCCTCACATGAGTCAGCTGTATGTGGAAAAGAGTTTCCAGCAGCACAGTCGCTGTGAATGCAG aCAAAAGAAAGAAATGAAAGGCAAACAGGAAAA TCATTGTGAGCCTTgcacagacacagagaggagaaaacacTTGTTTGTCCAAGATCCCCAGACCTGTAAATGTTCCTGTAAAAACACAGACTCACGTTGCAAAACGAAGCAGCTTGAGTTAAACGAAAGGACTTGCAG ATGTGAAAAACCGCGGCGGTGA
- the VEGFA gene encoding vascular endothelial growth factor A, long form isoform X5 encodes MVLGTMYFLFSWIYWGLLVYISSVQFSWAAPTYEREHREHKLTEVVSFINVYERSMCQVRETLVDIYQEYPDEVEFIFKPSCVALMRCAGCCSDENFECVPTEWYNVTMQILRMRPHMSQLYVEKSFQQHSRCECRQKKEMKGKQENHCEPCTDTERRKHLFVQDPQTCKCSCKNTDSRCKTKQLELNERTCRRGKKPRAAQPYAAPLSC; translated from the exons ATGGTACTGGGAACCATGTACTTTCTGTTCTCCTGGATATACTGGGGCTTACTGGTCTATATCTCCTCTGTCCAG TTCTCCTGGGCGGCCCCCACATACGAGAGAGAGCACAGAGAGCACAAACTCACAGAAG TGGTGTCTTTCATAAACGTCTATGAGCGCAGCATGTGTCAGGTGCGGGAGACCTTGGTGGATATCTATCAGGAATACCCTGACGAGGTGGAGTTCATCTTCAAACCTTCTTGTGTAGCCCTTATGAGGTGTGCGGGATGCTGCAGTGATGAGAATTTTGAGTGTGTACCCACGGAGTGGTACAATGTCACCATGCAG ATCTTGAGGATGAGGCCTCACATGAGTCAGCTGTATGTGGAAAAGAGTTTCCAGCAGCACAGTCGCTGTGAATGCAG aCAAAAGAAAGAAATGAAAGGCAAACAGGAAAA TCATTGTGAGCCTTgcacagacacagagaggagaaaacacTTGTTTGTCCAAGATCCCCAGACCTGTAAATGTTCCTGTAAAAACACAGACTCACGTTGCAAAACGAAGCAGCTTGAGTTAAACGAAAGGACTTGCAG GAGAGGCAAGAAGCCTAGAGCAGCCCAGCCGTATGCAGCCCCCCTATCCTGCTGA
- the VEGFA gene encoding vascular endothelial growth factor A, long form isoform X3, with protein sequence MVLGTMYFLFSWIYWGLLVYISSVQFSWAAPTYEREHREHKLTEVVSFINVYERSMCQVRETLVDIYQEYPDEVEFIFKPSCVALMRCAGCCSDENFECVPTEWYNVTMQILRMRPHMSQLYVEKSFQQHSRCECRQKKEMKGKQEKKAKRGKGHKRKRKKIRYKSHRFHCEPCTDTERRKHLFVQDPQTCKCSCKNTDSRCKTKQLELNERTCRCEKPRR encoded by the exons ATGGTACTGGGAACCATGTACTTTCTGTTCTCCTGGATATACTGGGGCTTACTGGTCTATATCTCCTCTGTCCAG TTCTCCTGGGCGGCCCCCACATACGAGAGAGAGCACAGAGAGCACAAACTCACAGAAG TGGTGTCTTTCATAAACGTCTATGAGCGCAGCATGTGTCAGGTGCGGGAGACCTTGGTGGATATCTATCAGGAATACCCTGACGAGGTGGAGTTCATCTTCAAACCTTCTTGTGTAGCCCTTATGAGGTGTGCGGGATGCTGCAGTGATGAGAATTTTGAGTGTGTACCCACGGAGTGGTACAATGTCACCATGCAG ATCTTGAGGATGAGGCCTCACATGAGTCAGCTGTATGTGGAAAAGAGTTTCCAGCAGCACAGTCGCTGTGAATGCAG aCAAAAGAAAGAAATGAAAGGCAAACAGGAAAA aaaagCAAAACGAGGGAAGGGCCATAAACGAAAGCGCAAGAAAATCCGGTACAAATCGCACCGCTT TCATTGTGAGCCTTgcacagacacagagaggagaaaacacTTGTTTGTCCAAGATCCCCAGACCTGTAAATGTTCCTGTAAAAACACAGACTCACGTTGCAAAACGAAGCAGCTTGAGTTAAACGAAAGGACTTGCAG ATGTGAAAAACCGCGGCGGTGA
- the VEGFA gene encoding vascular endothelial growth factor A, long form isoform X1: protein MVLGTMYFLFSWIYWGLLVYISSVQFSWAAPTYEREHREHKLTEVVSFINVYERSMCQVRETLVDIYQEYPDEVEFIFKPSCVALMRCAGCCSDENFECVPTEWYNVTMQILRMRPHMSQLYVEKSFQQHSRCECRQKKEMKGKQEKKAKRGKGHKRKRKKIRYKSHRFHCEPCTDTERRKHLFVQDPQTCKCSCKNTDSRCKTKQLELNERTCRRGKKPRAAQPYAAPLSC from the exons ATGGTACTGGGAACCATGTACTTTCTGTTCTCCTGGATATACTGGGGCTTACTGGTCTATATCTCCTCTGTCCAG TTCTCCTGGGCGGCCCCCACATACGAGAGAGAGCACAGAGAGCACAAACTCACAGAAG TGGTGTCTTTCATAAACGTCTATGAGCGCAGCATGTGTCAGGTGCGGGAGACCTTGGTGGATATCTATCAGGAATACCCTGACGAGGTGGAGTTCATCTTCAAACCTTCTTGTGTAGCCCTTATGAGGTGTGCGGGATGCTGCAGTGATGAGAATTTTGAGTGTGTACCCACGGAGTGGTACAATGTCACCATGCAG ATCTTGAGGATGAGGCCTCACATGAGTCAGCTGTATGTGGAAAAGAGTTTCCAGCAGCACAGTCGCTGTGAATGCAG aCAAAAGAAAGAAATGAAAGGCAAACAGGAAAA aaaagCAAAACGAGGGAAGGGCCATAAACGAAAGCGCAAGAAAATCCGGTACAAATCGCACCGCTT TCATTGTGAGCCTTgcacagacacagagaggagaaaacacTTGTTTGTCCAAGATCCCCAGACCTGTAAATGTTCCTGTAAAAACACAGACTCACGTTGCAAAACGAAGCAGCTTGAGTTAAACGAAAGGACTTGCAG GAGAGGCAAGAAGCCTAGAGCAGCCCAGCCGTATGCAGCCCCCCTATCCTGCTGA